In a single window of the Streptomyces sp. CGMCC 4.7035 genome:
- a CDS encoding roadblock/LC7 domain-containing protein — MDAEPEVLDELRRLRARVPQLTGALAASVDGLVLAQDTPGVEAEGVAALTAAALGVAVRMTDATGQGDFRELLFRGVHGYVATYAAGRGAVLTLLAQDRVNVGRLHLEGRRASTRIGELVDDAIARAEPPPPQTGTTRTPTKTAAKSAPTRTRTARTPASPRSAGNARTTTES; from the coding sequence ATGGACGCGGAGCCCGAGGTCCTCGACGAACTCCGCCGCCTGCGAGCCCGCGTTCCCCAGCTGACCGGCGCCCTCGCCGCCAGCGTCGACGGACTCGTCCTCGCCCAGGACACCCCCGGTGTCGAGGCGGAGGGCGTCGCCGCGCTCACCGCCGCCGCGCTGGGCGTCGCCGTACGGATGACGGACGCCACCGGTCAGGGCGACTTCCGCGAACTGCTCTTCCGCGGCGTCCATGGCTACGTGGCCACGTACGCGGCGGGCCGCGGCGCCGTCCTGACGCTGCTGGCGCAGGACCGCGTCAACGTCGGCCGGCTGCATCTGGAGGGCCGCCGCGCGAGCACACGCATCGGCGAGCTGGTCGACGACGCCATCGCCCGAGCCGAGCCGCCGCCCCCGCAGACCGGCACCACCAGGACCCCCACGAAGACCGCTGCCAAGTCCGCGCCCACGCGGACCCGCACCGCGCGCACCCCCGCGAGCCCACGCTCGGCCGGGAACGCGCGCACCACCACGGAAAGTTGA
- a CDS encoding roadblock/LC7 domain-containing protein: MANTETALKEALASIEGATGAALVDYTSGMALGTVGGSKGFDLTVAAAGNTDVVRAKLRTMEHLGLKGQIEDILITLSDQYHLIRLLTGRGGNGLFLYLVLDNKRANLAMARHQLKKIEEELEV; this comes from the coding sequence ATGGCCAACACGGAAACCGCGCTGAAAGAGGCCCTCGCCTCCATCGAAGGCGCGACCGGAGCCGCCCTCGTCGATTACACCAGCGGCATGGCGCTGGGCACGGTGGGCGGCAGCAAGGGCTTCGACCTCACGGTCGCGGCCGCCGGCAACACCGATGTCGTACGTGCCAAGCTGCGCACCATGGAGCACCTGGGGCTCAAGGGGCAGATCGAGGACATCCTGATCACTCTGAGCGACCAGTACCACCTGATCCGGCTGCTCACCGGACGCGGCGGCAACGGTCTGTTCCTCTACCTCGTCCTCGACAACAAGCGCGCCAACCTGGCGATGGCCCGTCACCAGCTGAAGAAGATCGAGGAGGAGCTGGAGGTCTGA
- a CDS encoding MurR/RpiR family transcriptional regulator — translation MNVTDSPATRLQALFEGHRLTPTQRRIAHSMVRRAGDVPFLSSVELAELAGVSQPSVTRFAVALGFDGYPALRKHLREVAPVEQTVDSATYNEYQQAVEAEIENLKHLAEVLADPRPVQKAGRILAASRPLPVLGLRAAASQAYGFAYFAAKVHPDVRLLNEGGTMLHDRIDAAVRAGASALLCFALPRHPREVVDTLAYARGAGLTVVVVADSAFAPVAKAADLLLPAAVGTGLAFDTACAPMLLGRVLLEAMCDDLPDAQARLEEFDARAAARGLFVE, via the coding sequence ATGAACGTGACCGACAGTCCTGCCACACGGCTGCAGGCGCTCTTCGAGGGGCACCGGCTGACGCCGACCCAGCGGCGCATCGCGCACAGCATGGTGCGGCGGGCCGGCGATGTGCCCTTCCTGTCGAGCGTGGAGCTGGCCGAACTCGCCGGGGTCAGCCAGCCGTCGGTGACCCGGTTCGCGGTCGCCCTCGGCTTCGACGGCTATCCCGCCCTGCGCAAGCACCTGCGTGAGGTCGCGCCCGTCGAACAGACGGTGGACTCGGCGACGTACAACGAATACCAGCAGGCCGTCGAGGCCGAGATCGAGAACCTGAAGCACCTGGCGGAGGTCCTGGCCGACCCGCGTCCCGTGCAGAAGGCCGGACGCATCCTCGCCGCCTCACGCCCCCTGCCGGTCCTCGGCCTGCGGGCCGCGGCCTCCCAGGCGTACGGCTTCGCGTACTTCGCGGCGAAGGTCCACCCGGACGTACGGCTGCTCAACGAGGGCGGCACGATGCTCCACGACCGTATCGACGCCGCCGTACGGGCGGGCGCGAGCGCCCTGCTGTGCTTCGCGCTGCCCCGGCATCCGCGCGAGGTCGTGGACACCCTGGCGTATGCCAGGGGGGCGGGCCTGACGGTGGTCGTGGTCGCCGACTCGGCTTTCGCGCCGGTGGCGAAGGCCGCGGATCTGCTGCTGCCGGCCGCCGTCGGCACGGGGCTCGCCTTCGACACGGCCTGTGCGCCGATGCTGCTCGGCCGGGTCCTGCTGGAGGCGATGTGCGACGACCTGCCGGACGCCCAGGCCCGGCTGGAGGAGTTCGACGCGCGGGCGGCGGCCCGAGGGTTGTTCGTCGAGTAG
- a CDS encoding aromatic amino acid ammonia-lyase, with protein sequence MSSRIVDSPGSAHSGLVVLDGVALGVEDVVRLADGDARPVPATEAMKRVEESWDAARQIAATGRVYGRSTGVGANRNVDVPTEAAAGHGLRLLRSHAGAIGEELSARQARAMLAIRANQLLAGGAGLRPSVITALCEALESGAYPVVNEFGSVGTGDIAGLAQAGLALAGEHPWKGARAPEPQPLDNNDALAFISSNALTLGQSALALHELRGLIGATQVVAALSLLAVDGSHEAYAAPVHAARPHRGSAEVARRMRELIGAADRPTPPLGRIQDPYGFRCLPQIHGPAQDAADALEDVLTIEINAAAENPLISPEDMAAYHHGGFYQAQLALALDHFRLALMQVARLSTSRLSTLNEPAFTRLRPFLADHEPASSGVMILEYAAGAALGDLRAFSAPASLGHAVLSRGVEEQASFASLAARQTLRACGAYRLVVGCELVAAVRALQLRGLRPDPELPVGRALELAESVLDRNLADRPLTGDVTAAAHLLDRFTDIWRGSTS encoded by the coding sequence ATGTCGTCTCGGATCGTGGACTCGCCGGGTTCCGCGCATTCCGGCCTGGTGGTCCTCGACGGGGTCGCACTCGGCGTGGAGGACGTCGTACGCCTCGCCGACGGCGACGCGCGACCGGTCCCCGCCACCGAGGCCATGAAACGGGTGGAGGAGTCCTGGGACGCCGCGCGGCAGATCGCGGCGACCGGGCGCGTGTACGGCCGCTCGACCGGCGTCGGCGCGAACCGGAACGTGGACGTGCCGACGGAGGCAGCCGCCGGGCACGGCCTGCGGCTGCTGCGCAGCCACGCCGGGGCGATCGGTGAGGAGCTGTCCGCTCGGCAGGCGCGGGCGATGCTGGCCATACGGGCCAATCAGCTGCTGGCGGGCGGCGCGGGGCTGCGGCCGAGCGTGATCACGGCACTGTGCGAGGCGCTGGAGAGCGGGGCGTATCCGGTCGTCAACGAGTTCGGCTCGGTGGGGACCGGCGACATCGCAGGGCTGGCGCAGGCGGGGCTCGCACTCGCCGGGGAGCACCCCTGGAAAGGCGCGAGGGCACCGGAACCCCAGCCCCTCGACAACAACGACGCCCTCGCCTTCATCAGCAGCAACGCCCTCACCCTCGGCCAGTCCGCGCTCGCCCTGCACGAGCTGCGTGGCCTGATCGGCGCCACCCAGGTCGTCGCCGCGCTCTCCCTCCTCGCGGTGGACGGCTCCCACGAGGCGTACGCCGCCCCCGTCCACGCCGCCCGGCCGCACCGCGGCTCCGCCGAGGTCGCCCGCCGCATGCGCGAGCTGATCGGCGCCGCCGACCGCCCGACGCCACCGCTGGGCCGCATCCAGGACCCGTACGGCTTCCGCTGCCTGCCCCAGATCCACGGCCCCGCACAGGATGCGGCGGATGCGCTGGAGGACGTCCTCACCATCGAGATCAACGCGGCCGCCGAGAACCCGCTGATCTCCCCCGAGGACATGGCCGCCTACCACCACGGCGGCTTCTACCAGGCCCAACTCGCCCTCGCCCTGGACCACTTCCGGCTCGCTCTGATGCAGGTCGCACGCCTGTCGACGTCCCGGCTGTCGACGCTGAACGAACCCGCCTTCACCCGGCTGCGCCCGTTCCTGGCCGACCACGAGCCCGCCTCCTCCGGCGTGATGATCCTGGAGTACGCCGCCGGAGCCGCCCTCGGAGATCTGCGGGCGTTCTCCGCGCCCGCCTCGCTCGGGCACGCTGTACTCTCCCGGGGCGTCGAGGAGCAGGCCAGCTTCGCCTCGCTCGCCGCGCGTCAAACGCTGCGCGCGTGCGGTGCGTACCGTCTGGTGGTCGGCTGCGAACTGGTCGCCGCCGTACGGGCGCTGCAACTGCGCGGCCTTCGGCCCGACCCGGAGCTTCCGGTGGGCCGGGCGCTGGAGCTCGCCGAGTCGGTGCTCGACCGAAACCTGGCCGACCGGCCGCTCACGGGCGATGTGACAGCGGCGGCCCATCTGCTCGACCGGTTCACGGACATCTGGAGGGGGAGCACGTCATGA